The nucleotide sequence TATCAGGTTGTTTACTGAAGGCTGGTACACTCGGCACATGCCATACCCTGTGAATGGCTGGCCGCATGTCTGTTGgctttgcactttattttaaggcacACACAGCAGAGAGTACAGGAACACTGACACGATGAGGCCTATGGGTGTCTCTTATTCACGACAGCACATGCTCGATCATGTCCGTGCTGCTGAGCCTCTGCACGCATGCACAAATGCTCCCAGTTCTAGGCGTGATTAGTGTTACACAGAGTTCAGAAGTTTCTCAAATACTGTTAAAAAGGGAGTCTGTCTTACAGCAGTTAAGACAGACACTGCGCACCTTTTCATAATCATGCTCACAATGTTCCCTTGTAATATTGATAACAATCCTATCAGTGAGAATGgactgagagtgagagagacttTCTAGTGTAACGTTACATTCCGAGTGGGTAGTGTTAACTGTTgtaacactcttttttttttctttcagcaaaGTCTCTTagattgtgaaataatattcttttatttgTCTGCTACATGTTAAAGTAGTTATGCACAATTTGTCTCTGAACTACAACCCACCTCACTAGTGAGCCTATAGTGGCCAGGACTTTTTAAGTGttatgcatgtttttaattttgaggtAATCGAGCTGTACACCATAATCACTtcaatttctgttcattttaaatattttatttcaaattcgatttcaaaaccactggtaaaactGGAAACAAACCAGTGAAgcctttacacattttttttaagaagtggAAGTTACCGTAGTTGGGTAAACATTTGTAGTGGTAAATAGAAACTagaacaaataatttttcattcacatttgtttcaatagcagaaaagaaaaatccatGATTGCATTTCTATGACTttgcaaaagaggaaaaaatatcaGGAGATTGATGATGATGGTCAGATCAGAAAACATGCCCGGTTCTACAGGGTGTTAATAGCACCCTCAGTTAAAGATGTAATAATGGTATTTCTTGAACACAGCAGCCAATCAAAGGTGTTTAAGTTTGAATCCACTCACCGCTCAAATCACCAGAGCAAcatgaatcatatatatatatttataatattggcaccctcactaatttaagAAGCACCCTCAGTAATTTGATTCTGGAGCTGAGCCTGAGAGACAAAGATGTCAGATTTGCCTTTGCACTCTTTGTAGTAGAAACACTCACGCAGCAGCGTTAATAATGTTAGAaccattacattattaaaaaatctaaaaaactatGTCTGAACTTGCTTGCAGCAAGTTTGTGTTAGTCACTCTcaaatgtaggcctatacattGTGCAAAATGGGACAATCCGGATAGTGTTACAACCCCTCCCACTTGCTCAGACATAATATTTCTAGTTCTTAAACATGTAGATGAAAAGCTTATGCAGATGTTGTATGTCAAATTCAGCCGCTGATTCAGACGATAATGATCACTCATTAAAATGAACATGACTTGTCCTATATCCtgtgtattttaacattatttatattgtcAAATCAGGAGGGTGGTGGTCATAGTGATTTCACCTCTGTAGCTCATTTCTTATTGGTTCAGCTGTTAGTGTTACAACACTCCCTGGTTCCCAATCCAAACAACAACACAGTTgagctttgttgttgttgttgttgttatgattaACATCATATAAAAACTATCTCTGATTTGCTAGTTTTCTACTAGTTTGAGCCACATGCCTCGTCTTTTTGTTCACTGACCACACATATTGTAATTCATTCACTCGATCCAGGTATGGGTGGGGATGTTTGGTACAGGCCATGCTTTTAAGAACGTGTCCCAGTGACGGAATTTCCCGCATGGCCTGTGCATTTGCAGTAATTTACAGCGCCCCGCATGGAAGGGGAAAGGCCTTATATGGTAGCGGAAGTGGGTGTGGCCAGAGGGACAGTAGGGGATCACAAGACTTCAGCTGAAAGAGAATGTGTTGTTCCATACTTCATGTACGAGTGAACTACACTGTTTTGGGCGCTTTGATTCGCATGCGCGTGCAATAATAACGAAATCGCGTGCAATTGTTTTGAAAAACGCCACGCCATTTTGTCAGAGAAGCCCTCCATTTCCATTTCACAGTGGTTTCGTTTGCACAAGGATCTACCTCTTGACTTGAATATTACTGGAGTGAGGTCAGCATTGCATGACTCAATCGTGGATAAGCATGCAGTCATTTCTCTACTGTTGCATTGGACACTGCAGTTGTTCTTAGGTCGACCTGAAAACAAACGTAGAAAACAACAAGCACGGTAAGGATGCTTTTTAAACGCCTGATATTAAATGTTTAGGACTGTTTGGCAAATCGAAATCATGTAGCGGATATCATTATTAAGTTACAGCAGAATATTAGTCGAATTCGAGCGTGCGCAACGTGTGGCTCTTACTCCATACTGAAAGCATGAACTAACTTGCGCACAAATTACATTCACCAGAGTTGACAACTAGGAAGAGGGGGGGTGGCTTGTCATAAAGCACGTTTATTATTTTGCTGCTCAAGCATGCTTCATAGGGTGTATTGTTGTCTCACTGTGTTGCAGACTGCAGTGTGACACGGAATTAGTGACTGGATAATCCCTTTTCTGCAACAAAGGACTTCTGGTAAATAGCGCTGAGCTGGCTTCTCTAGGAAGGGGGGTCCAGGGAGGGCACCCAGTATTCAAACACTCTGTCtgtgtttcaaaatatattgagCTGTTTTCCCAGACAGCTTTTTGAGGGGCTTGAATGCGCTTTTCGATCGCTCGAACGCAACGCGGCCGACCTGCGTCGCGTCAATAAAACAGCGCGttgaagttaaagggatagtagCACAAAATGAGAgctctgtcatttattcacacgcatgttgttacaaacccgtacagtcttttttttttttttaatggcacacAAAACAAGATGTTAGTCAATCTCAGTCACTATTCAGTTATCGTGCGTCTTTTTCCACAAAACGAAAGTGAATGGCATTGTGCATAACATCTCCTTTTCCACGGAACAATAAtagtcatacaggcttggaacagcataagagtgagtaaacgattaatgcattttaattcctGGGTGAGCTATGCCTTTAAAAGTAGATAAACTAGAGACCCTGTTCCGTGTCTACGCCCCCTAAAAGGCTGTCTAGTGAGGCAGCTGACTAGGTCTTGAGCCACGAGCTCTCGCTCTGAGGGGAATTCTCGCTCTTGCCTCAGCACTCGAGTCTCTTCTGCATTCGTTTGTGGTTTAAATTAAGACCTAGGTACGATTAGGTAACCGTACTTGACGTTAAAAGCTTATTAAACCCGTTTTCTTGTCAACTGTTAAAACCTTGGCTTGTATAACCGTGCGTCGCTGTGTCTTATGTTGTTTTGCCAATGTAATGACATTTGTGTTTCAGCAGAACGCCATGCGCTGGAATACTcgaataaaaaattaatgcatcGAAATGTCTTAGGTAAACTTGACCTGCAGTATGGTCCTCACACTTTTAGTGGACGCTGGTTTGGTTGATGCAATTGTTGTTTACATCTCCGAGCAGTTAGGGGTTGCGACAACCCTGAATATACTGCAGCTTTAATGGCTGCTTTGAGTACGCGGCATGTATACACTTTACCGTATGTTGATGTGAGTTGGCCAAATGTAATGAAATTGAATGAATGTTAATTTTGAAACATGTAGAATGCTcagttatttagtttatatatatatatatatatataatttgtatatgtgtgtatggatatatgtgtgtatatatatatgtatatatatatatatatatatatatatatatatatatatatatatatatatatatatacacacacacacacacacacacacacacacacacacacacacacacacacacacatatatatatatatatatatatatatgtgtgtgtgtgtgtgtatatgtaaagCATGattatatatggaaatatatattaaCCAACGTaaagttctatctatctatctatctatctatctatctatctatatatatatatatatatatatatatatatatatatatatatacattaaccAACTTAAAGTtctatatatttccatatatgcTATATATGCTATAAGTAATAAGAAACACCTTCATTTGAAGGATTCAGGTGCACAAAGTTTAGATTTAAGTGCTATTTTATACTAAGCGTAGAGAACATTTGTATTGGTCGGTGTAATAAAGCAAAAAGCCATGTGAGATGTGCAGTACTGTGATTTTAGCACAGGTAATCAGTGTTAGTAAAAGCAGAAACACTAAtgtatgttaaataattaaaggaCGATAAACCATTATTGAATATAGATCACAAAAGAAATATGTTAAATCATCAGGTAGAGTGCTTTGACCTTATTTGTGTAGTTTATGATTTGCTTGCAGgaagatttatatttcttttaataaatgtgcTCTCATGAGTTAACCGTTTTGAGAAATGCAGACATCTaagattattcattattaatttaattgctaTATATGCACATGCTCATAACAAAATACAAGCCCTCCATGATTTATGAGAGGAGGGTATAGCTGATAAGTGAAAGACTTTTGATTTTGATGGTAATATTTGGATGCTGATGCGAGCTATGAGGGGAATTACCTTCAAACAATCTCATTGTGAAACTAGGCTTGTACATTTTCACACTCTCTGTGGGATTGTGTGTGCAACTGTACATCTCTCCTCATCTTACTCACTTTCCCTGTTGCCCTCTCTGCTAacaatttataaacattatttgcgGTAGCGTGAACATTTTCCCCCTACTCACACGtagcattctcacatgtgtgtcATCTTGGTTTGTTGGTTGCTAAGATTAGTCTTTTACTTTCTGTGCATACCGAACAAATTACCTGCAGATTGTTcaacattgttttattatgtgcACTAAACTGCTAATGTCACAGCTTCCCCAACCCTTAACAATCCACCTTTCCCTTTCAAATTCTTTTCTCTAGGGTTCTATTCATGAAATTGCTGAAACGGCAATGGGTTCAATGAACCCCCACTAAGCCCCACTTCAACTGACTCTGAAGGCTAACCATAATATTTGTCACCAATTTCTTCTTAGGTTGTCTTCAATGAATGAGCAACAAGTTAACCTAAAGACTTCTCAACCCAGCTTGACATCCCGGGAGCGGAATAGTTGGCCGTGAAGAAAAAAGCAAATGGACATGTTTGAGCTACATCGTACTGAAACTTCTATTTCTGAACAGGAGATGCtgcagttttttcttttaaagcttGCCTGCATTCCTACCATGCTGAGTAGGTTTGGATGACCATTAACTGTCATTAAACTAATCAAGGGTTCTTTGTCAAGTGTGATACTCTTAAGACGCTTCATAAAAACTTTGTGTGGTTTGGGAATTTGAACTCTTGGTCTCCTTAACCTCCCACTCCACCACTCCCCAGAATTCATGAAAGTCATGAGTTTGCCACCTCAACAGAAACCAAACGCAAAAAGAACGGGCAAGCGCATCACTTTCTTTAGCGACCAGGGTGTAGCGATGAAAGAGGCCTCTCAGCATACAGAGCCCTACTATGGCATTGGGGTCCCTCCCTCAGGGCCAGGCCATAATGACAGTGGAGGTGTGGAAAGCTTGAATGCAGAAGCACCACATACGTACCTCAATTCTGTCATTTTCAGCCCAGAGAAGAGTGATCAAAGCCGTGGGCACTACCAACAGATGATGCCCATGAAGTGGTCCCACCAAGACCCACCTTTGCAGCCCCAACAGCGACCAAACAATTGGTCACAGGGTATGACTGCTTGGTCCCAGAACTTTGGCCCTTACGTGGGGGCTCAGGCTGCTTTTGCAAAGCAGATGCATGAGGGCATGTCAgtacagcaacagcagcagcaacctGAGCCATCGACTGTTAGGGCAACTGAAAAACAAGTGGCTAACATAAGTGGAGAGACCTTTAGGGATACAACCAAACCTGGCCGGGGCATGGACTGGGAACAGCAGCAGGCCTTTCAGCAAACACAAAAGCCTGGAATGTTAAATCCGCAGCAGCACGGACAGTCCAACCCTGGGAATTCTGTGCTGCAACCCTTTCAGTTAGCTTTCGGACAGCCCAAGCAGAACTTGGTAGCGGGATACTATCAAGTAGTTCAGGGCAATCGGACCTTGCCGAATTTGAATTACAGTACACAGACGAATTCCCAACTACAGCAGCAACTACAACAACAGGAGCAACAGCAAAAACTGCAGCGGCAAATAATGTTTCAACAGCGGCATCATCTGGAACAGCAGATACGACAACaggtgcagcagcagcagcaggtgcagcagcagcagcaggtacTTCAGCGTCAAAAACAGCCACAACAGATATCACAATCACAGTTGCAGCAACAAGCACAGCAGTTAAAACATACTCAGAAACTGCAACCGCCACAACAACATATGCAACAGATTCAACCGCAACAAGACTTGGTTCAGCAGCAACAAAAATCTGAGCAGCCTCTTCAGAACCAGCATGTATTGGAAAATTACTCCGATGGCCAGCAGCCACATGCTTCGTCACTTGATCAGCATCAGCCCTCATTACCAGGACAGTCCCAAGAGACAACTGATCCCTCATCAACACAGACTCAAGACTCTGTTCCTCAGCCTCCCTCAACTGTTCCCCAGCAATCCATCGAGACCCAACAGCCTGGGCCCCGGAGATCACGTCGACTTTCAAAAGAGGGTGGGGGCCCTGCCTCGGATAACCCATTTGTCATACCGACTGATCTCCACACTCAAGGCTCTCAGAATGGTGCTTCTGAGACAAGTGCGGTGCAAGACATCCGGGCCGCTCCAACAGGTGTAATCCAGAGCACACGACGTAAGAGGAGGGTGTCGCAAGAGGTCAACCTGGAAACCTTGGCTCAGAAGGCTTCGGAAAGGGAATCTCTTCCCTCACGTAGTATCAAGGTAAGATAACTGACAGTTTTTCAGTCAAACATGTTGGagaaattaaaatatgttgtggTTTTGCCTATCCATTGTTATGATGAAAAGTTGGACTGTGACTTAAGGATGACAAATTACCCAAGGGTAGTTGACGTCATTATCTGCTTAAAGCTGTGCAGTGAGGATGCACTACTTGTTTCAAATGCATACAGGTTCTGCAGGTTTCTCAGTTTATAGGGTAAAGTTAGTACAGGCACTAAGTGTCGCcattgtcacatgatctctcGAGCCAAAAAAGGGCTTTTCCATACCACTATTCCCTGATGGACTCCTCAAAGAAATACCAGCATGTGCACCCCACCCTCAGCCCACTGGCTCTCTTGAGGATGCCTAAACATTGATGTACATAAAGAGCTGCATTTTCTTTTGTCGAAGCCCAAAAGCACAGCTCTGTGTATAACTAATTTTGATTTTGCAGTGTTACTGAGTCACTTCTTTTTTTAGAATGGGAGATTGTTAAGAGATTTCATCCTCTTGCAGTAGATGTTGCTTATATGGACTAGTGTTAATTGCTTGGTTTGTTCATCCTATTACTGCGCACAGAGAATTAGCGCAATTAGCAGTCAAATTTAACGAGGGGATCTAAGTGTTTCTGGGCCAAGCTATTTAGTTCACTCTGCTTTTCCTTGTTATATAAACTTCCTTAGAAAAGGACAGCAGCACTCCCTTAAGACGTCCAATGGATGATAACAAAGCAAgggtgtgtgtacatatatactgTTGATCTGTGGGCTAGATAACATACAGAACAGAGAGAACGGTCCAGTAAAAAGCAAATCTCAGGTCAGCTGATTCCAGCTCCCCTAAAGGAGTAGGTACATAAGTccgtgaggttttttttttttttgctcttgggTGTCTTTTTATGCCTCTAAACCTCCACGGAAAAAAAGCTCTTGCTCAATGGTGAGCTGCAAGGGCCTCATGTACTAAGCTGAATACCTTAGCGGTGCCAGCAAGGCTGGAGTTCAGATAAGACAAGACACATCCTCAGGGATTTCTAGATTTTCATGCAACTTCCAGTTAGACACATGGTAGTAGTGACgcatattaaattgcattttttccaCAACATGCCAATGAAGTTTCAgtagttttattttctttgctctcATCATGCTTTGCTTAGAGTTAGCAATGAGGAGAAACAGGAATCGCTCTCACAATAAGGGAAACATGGGTTTGGTGCTCCTCCCAACATGCTTTTTTTCTGACTCAAagatcattgtgttttttttttttgtgttaaatgaggtTTCGAAATTTGTAAGCATTGTGAAATTGCTAGTAGTGACACTtttgtatagttatttttttttaagttcctgGAGAAGTGTGAATGCAGTTCAGTAAACCTAACATAGAAGGAACCCGTTCTCTAATCATTAACATAACCACAGGAGAGTCTGGTTATATGGAGGTATTGTCCTGTGCTGGCATGCCATTATGTTATGCCCTTGTGACAAATATCTATACATCCTCATGCAGTCTGCTGCTGGTCTGCAGGGCAAGATGTTTCTTCCTGGAGCAAAAATGAGGTCGCAGTTGATTCAttgagatgtttttgaaaatagtCTTGAGCTAACCTCATTTCCTGTACTAATATATCTTATCAGCTCTTAAGCACTCTCTTGTTTCTTTCATGCATATCAATTATGTCTACAGAGTGGAGGAAGGGTGCACTCTGCTGAGATTTATGACTTTTGTTGAACCAttcatttgactgtgttaatcATGTGTGTTGTCAGCAAGAGCCACACAGGCCCTGGAGCCCCCCTGTTGCCCCAACAGGTCCAGGTCGAGGGGCAGCTGATGTGGATCAGGTGAGTGCCAAGCGGCCCAGAGATGACGGCCTCATGCCATTGGTCATTCCAGTCTCTGTGCCAGTGAAGCAGACTGAATCCTTGTCCCCGGATCACGAGCAAGCCTCCCTCTCAGCTAGTTGGCCTTCACGGCCTTTAAGCACCCATGACATGAGCTGCTCCGATTACAAGACTTCTGTGATTGTTACTCGACGACGTTCACTGAGGAACTCTCTGTCTGAGAGCACGGGCCAGGTGAGTTCACAAACTGGCCAATCTTAtcaaaacattaaaggggtcatgaactgccttttattAGTTCTCTGAGGTCCAATtatataatgttat is from Cyprinus carpio isolate SPL01 chromosome B17, ASM1834038v1, whole genome shotgun sequence and encodes:
- the LOC109080565 gene encoding mitotic deacetylase-associated SANT domain protein-like isoform X1, encoding MKVMSLPPQQKPNAKRTGKRITFFSDQGVAMKEASQHTEPYYGIGVPPSGPGHNDSGGVESLNAEAPHTYLNSVIFSPEKSDQSRGHYQQMMPMKWSHQDPPLQPQQRPNNWSQGMTAWSQNFGPYVGAQAAFAKQMHEGMSVQQQQQQPEPSTVRATEKQVANISGETFRDTTKPGRGMDWEQQQAFQQTQKPGMLNPQQHGQSNPGNSVLQPFQLAFGQPKQNLVAGYYQVVQGNRTLPNLNYSTQTNSQLQQQLQQQEQQQKLQRQIMFQQRHHLEQQIRQQVQQQQQVQQQQQVLQRQKQPQQISQSQLQQQAQQLKHTQKLQPPQQHMQQIQPQQDLVQQQQKSEQPLQNQHVLENYSDGQQPHASSLDQHQPSLPGQSQETTDPSSTQTQDSVPQPPSTVPQQSIETQQPGPRRSRRLSKEGGGPASDNPFVIPTDLHTQGSQNGASETSAVQDIRAAPTGVIQSTRRKRRVSQEVNLETLAQKASERESLPSRSIKQEPHRPWSPPVAPTGPGRGAADVDQVSAKRPRDDGLMPLVIPVSVPVKQTESLSPDHEQASLSASWPSRPLSTHDMSCSDYKTSVIVTRRRSLRNSLSESTGQNGGAESGSEADGKSAKAKRRPRPEPLFIPPPKLGTFIAPPVYSSITPYQSHLRSPVRLIDNPLNMPPYTPPPILSPVREGSGLYFSTFLSATAAAAANNQGLPPPATPKSATRSLLRSNSSDITPPVLSAMSEATPVSIEPRINIGLRYQAEVPELRERSAVQHDLHKAELVWAPLPDLEANTEQKQRVDDLMHLACSSALHGGGTNQELAMHCLYECKGDVMGALTLLLLKNPIFPKAHPLAGYHYSGSDSWTPGERRFFNKGITTYKKDFFMVQKLVSSKTVAQCVEFYYTYKKQVKIGRNGTLIYGEAEPPETKPMTEEEVDNKSSQKFESRKEDEESRKWERSCDRKQENSPGRVTQSLQATENAAAILVLRSQEDSTRDPSTLGAGHHPPPPPPPPQPTSKPRSDTTGRKSTGNTGKGQTNQEGEFPCKKCGRIFFKVKSRSAHMKSHAEAEKKAAALRQREAEERAAAALLAAQQNGAMGDQSRTRRASSDDSSEEEEDADDEDWH